A genome region from Neoarius graeffei isolate fNeoGra1 chromosome 21, fNeoGra1.pri, whole genome shotgun sequence includes the following:
- the mrps33 gene encoding 28S ribosomal protein S33, mitochondrial isoform X2 has protein sequence MANLSNYAVRMARLSARIFGEVVRPTDSKSMKVVHLFKEPPMAQKKEVYDWYPQHKIYYSLTQKLRYMGLFRDEHQDFKEEMRRLRKLRGKGKPKKGEGKRAMKKK, from the exons ATGGCGAATTTGTCCAATTATGCCGTGCGCATGGCTCGCCTCAGTGCCCGTATCTTTGGTGAAGTGGTGCGGCCTACAGACTCCAAATCCATGAAGGTGGTGCACCTGTTCAAAGAGCCTCCTATGGCACAGAAGAAAGAGGTGTATGACTGGTACCCTCAGCACAAGATCTACTATTCCTTAACCCAGAAACTCCGATACATGGGGCTCTTCAG AGATGAGCACCAGGACTTTAAAGAGGAGATGCGGCGTCTCAGGAAGCTGCGTGGAAAAGGAAAGCCCAAAAAAGGAGAAGGAAAGAGAGCAATGAAGAAAAAGTAG